A stretch of the Siphonobacter curvatus genome encodes the following:
- a CDS encoding glycosyltransferase family protein, translating into MKNTNLKILAVSESLDLNNYTRASTFEAISELYNLDYLVIANFSNQKIICDNIKNKVLKIVTYLPRKSKFFNIEKRLRARYVKRLLNEYDIIIITSPNQELLIDYIDKSKVVFLLSDPYHIMNDKEDESIKSKMKNIINKADIILATSKNLIATYLPKYFNHKSKNAYYWPNCVNLRIWNLEREHFNNGVGNNNKIIGFAGNFMNITDIELLDYITTNLPNVSFHIAGKISFSEYTENLTKIFSKSNVKYLNYIDHKELPKEVAQWNVCLMLDKKCEIASYHHHNKIYQYLSLGKPVVLLNYTEDYIDFQEYIYIAQNKVEYLEKLKIALDEETNSFFEGRKLIAYNNSNKSRALLFQTIIVNHLL; encoded by the coding sequence TCAATAATTATACAAGGGCTTCTACATTTGAAGCGATTAGTGAACTATATAATTTGGACTATTTAGTGATAGCAAACTTTTCAAATCAAAAAATTATTTGTGATAATATTAAAAATAAAGTTTTAAAAATCGTTACTTATTTACCACGAAAATCTAAATTTTTTAATATTGAAAAGAGACTAAGGGCGAGATACGTAAAGCGATTGTTAAATGAATATGATATAATTATAATTACGTCACCGAACCAAGAATTGCTTATAGATTACATTGATAAAAGCAAAGTAGTATTCTTGTTGTCAGATCCATATCATATTATGAATGATAAGGAAGATGAATCGATCAAGAGTAAAATGAAGAATATTATTAATAAGGCAGATATTATCTTAGCAACAAGCAAAAATTTAATAGCTACATATTTGCCTAAATATTTTAATCATAAAAGTAAAAACGCATATTATTGGCCTAATTGTGTTAATTTAAGGATTTGGAACTTAGAAAGAGAACATTTTAACAATGGGGTTGGAAATAATAATAAAATTATAGGGTTCGCGGGCAATTTTATGAATATAACAGATATTGAACTTTTAGATTATATTACAACCAATTTGCCTAATGTATCATTTCACATTGCTGGCAAAATAAGCTTTTCAGAGTATACAGAAAATTTAACTAAAATATTTTCAAAAAGCAACGTTAAATATCTTAATTATATAGATCATAAAGAACTGCCTAAAGAAGTCGCCCAATGGAATGTTTGTCTTATGTTGGATAAAAAGTGTGAAATAGCAAGTTACCATCATCATAACAAGATTTACCAATATTTGTCATTAGGGAAGCCTGTGGTTTTGCTAAATTATACAGAAGACTATATTGATTTTCAAGAATATATATATATAGCACAAAACAAAGTTGAATACTTAGAAAAACTAAAAATAGCTCTTGATGAAGAAACTAATAGTTTTTTCGAAGGCAGAAAATTAATAGCTTATAATAACAGTAATAAATCTAGAGCGTTACTTTTTCAAACTATAATCGTTAATCATTTATTATAA
- a CDS encoding glycosyltransferase family 2 protein has protein sequence MGSSITFSIITPVYNREDCIENCISTVLNQSFTDFELIIVNDGSNDKTLEKIQLMCPLDKKIRLITYDENKGANFARNRAIEQAKGDYIIFLDSDDGFSSDQSLREINQKIQSNPGFEHYLFLVSDRLNDKGLPDYVSEFKYKDWLSGKVSGDFAHVVKTRILKKFLFIETFRIYESLSWLRLLKNIDSQLFIPTMVVKRDRERSDSVSNEYRLISRKARINEYKYFQMYIDMYWKDYEYYGITNMLMPQVYKTVLIGISLREFDNNRKLIALRDSRKMNLLKAFNNQLFSFVISSSISLKSIINRFL, from the coding sequence ATGGGTAGTTCAATAACCTTTTCGATCATTACTCCTGTTTATAATCGAGAAGATTGTATTGAGAACTGTATTTCAACAGTACTTAACCAATCATTTACTGATTTTGAGTTAATAATTGTAAATGATGGTTCTAATGATAAAACCTTAGAAAAGATACAGTTAATGTGTCCATTAGACAAAAAAATCAGACTAATAACTTATGATGAAAATAAGGGAGCAAATTTTGCAAGAAATAGGGCTATCGAACAAGCTAAAGGGGATTATATCATATTTTTAGATAGTGACGATGGATTTTCGTCCGATCAATCATTGAGGGAAATAAATCAAAAAATACAGTCTAATCCAGGTTTTGAACATTATTTGTTTTTAGTATCAGATAGGCTAAATGATAAAGGATTACCTGATTATGTGAGTGAATTTAAATATAAAGATTGGTTATCTGGTAAAGTTTCTGGTGATTTTGCCCATGTTGTAAAGACAAGAATTTTAAAAAAGTTCTTATTTATTGAGACTTTTAGAATTTATGAATCATTAAGTTGGTTAAGATTATTGAAAAACATTGATAGTCAATTATTTATTCCTACTATGGTAGTGAAGAGAGACAGAGAAAGGAGTGATTCAGTTTCTAATGAATATAGACTTATTTCTCGAAAAGCTCGAATCAATGAGTATAAGTATTTCCAAATGTATATTGATATGTATTGGAAGGATTATGAATATTATGGAATTACCAATATGTTAATGCCTCAAGTTTATAAAACAGTTCTTATAGGAATTTCTTTACGAGAGTTCGATAATAATAGGAAATTAATAGCTTTAAGAGATTCTAGAAAAATGAATTTGCTGAAAGCTTTTAATAACCAGTTATTTTCATTTGTTATATCGAGTTCAATCAGTTTGAAGTCAATTATTAATAGGTTTTTATAA
- a CDS encoding glycosyltransferase family 4 protein, translated as MKTGGAQMLVVDILNKVVINNNAYLIIVNDEFDEAVLQSIDSRVKIFFLNRKPGSKNPLYILKLNWILFKIKPKVIHCHEPNIVNLIFYNNVKKILTVHDVGIGNIYINKYTNIVSISETVFKDILTRFNIRTILINNGIDFESFQKRSKYKSINNFNLVQVSRLMHEKKGQHIAIESINILNNLFPGVFTITFIGEGSSESYLKELTKKLNLQSQVSFLGNKNRDWIKKNLHQFDLVIQPSVYEGFGLTILEGIATKNPVIASNIDGPKEILNNFESLFLFESGNPKDLSDKIYEIYRKYTNDLLLPELNLVYERSFIKYDISVMVNKYFDLYFN; from the coding sequence ATGAAAACTGGGGGAGCTCAGATGCTAGTAGTAGATATTTTAAACAAGGTTGTTATAAATAACAATGCTTACTTAATAATAGTAAATGATGAATTTGATGAAGCTGTTTTGCAAAGTATTGATTCTAGAGTAAAGATTTTTTTCTTAAATAGAAAACCGGGCTCTAAAAATCCTTTATATATCTTAAAATTAAATTGGATTTTATTTAAAATTAAGCCTAAAGTTATTCATTGCCATGAGCCTAATATAGTAAATCTTATATTTTATAATAATGTAAAAAAGATATTAACGGTTCACGATGTAGGCATAGGCAATATTTATATTAATAAATATACCAACATAGTATCAATTTCCGAAACTGTATTTAAAGATATTCTTACTCGTTTTAATATAAGAACAATCTTAATTAATAATGGTATTGATTTTGAAAGTTTCCAAAAGAGATCTAAATATAAAAGTATTAATAATTTTAACTTAGTTCAAGTTAGTAGGTTAATGCATGAGAAAAAAGGTCAACATATAGCTATTGAATCTATCAATATACTAAATAATTTATTTCCTGGGGTTTTTACTATTACTTTTATTGGAGAAGGATCTTCTGAAAGCTATTTAAAAGAATTGACTAAGAAGCTTAATTTACAATCTCAAGTGTCTTTCTTAGGTAATAAAAATAGAGACTGGATTAAAAAAAACTTACACCAATTTGATTTAGTAATTCAACCTTCTGTTTATGAAGGTTTTGGATTGACAATTTTAGAGGGAATTGCAACTAAAAACCCTGTAATAGCTTCTAATATTGATGGGCCGAAAGAAATTTTAAATAACTTTGAAAGTTTATTTCTATTTGAAAGTGGAAATCCGAAAGATTTGTCCGATAAAATTTATGAGATTTATAGAAAATATACAAATGATTTGTTATTGCCGGAGTTAAATTTGGTTTATGAACGGTCATTTATCAAGTATGATATTTCAGTAATGGTTAACAAATATTTTGATCTTTATTTTAACTAA
- a CDS encoding serine O-acetyltransferase: MISSLRIELESLKDNSKGKFFLINFRIINRLMDIPFAKYIILPFKIYYKLLFNYILGIDISLNTKIGFGFNVYHGQGLVINQEVIIGNHVIVRQNTTIGNSVEGGKCPRIGNNVTIGANVVILGDIEISDNVIIAAGSVVIKSIPSNTLVAGNPAIIKKYYNSTK; the protein is encoded by the coding sequence ATGATAAGTTCTTTAAGAATTGAGCTTGAGTCCTTAAAGGATAATTCAAAGGGTAAGTTTTTTCTGATTAATTTTAGGATTATTAATAGGTTAATGGACATTCCTTTTGCAAAATATATTATCTTACCCTTTAAAATATACTATAAATTACTCTTTAATTACATTTTAGGTATTGATATTTCGTTGAATACAAAAATTGGATTTGGATTTAATGTATATCATGGGCAAGGTTTAGTAATTAATCAAGAAGTTATTATTGGTAACCATGTTATTGTTAGGCAAAATACTACAATCGGAAATTCTGTAGAAGGTGGTAAGTGCCCCAGAATAGGTAATAACGTGACTATAGGTGCTAATGTGGTAATTTTAGGGGACATTGAAATTAGTGATAATGTCATAATTGCGGCTGGATCAGTTGTGATAAAATCTATTCCTTCTAACACTTTAGTAGCTGGCAATCCAGCTATCATCAAGAAATATTATAATTCAACAAAATGA
- a CDS encoding glycosyltransferase family 4 protein — MKVLITAPSLDPKKNVSGISTVVRNIISANPTHQYIHYLLGRPDGPSSTFSLLLSQIKQLFLFPFFIKKNDVDIVHQNLPFNPKGLLREYIINLWCKLLDIPVLLHIHGGVFLMDGTTNRMYQYIASSIFKNSKSIIVLSELEKEALSKNFNFHNSYALPNSINISMFSFSKNEFSNMPTFLFLGRIHESKGIDDIFNALTLLISKNMTFRFILCGNGPLKDEYIKKFKDLMKDNFEYLGVVDGKLKVEIMKRSNFFLLPSRYGEGLPMALLETMSVGLIPIVTDDASMKTLVKDKYNGFKVNKSDYEDLARVIGEAINHRELLDNISSNASLTIYTSYNIIDYIERLNDFYGKAAS; from the coding sequence ATGAAAGTTTTAATTACTGCTCCTAGTTTAGATCCTAAAAAAAACGTAAGTGGAATTTCTACCGTAGTCAGAAATATTATATCTGCTAATCCTACACATCAGTACATACATTATTTATTAGGAAGGCCTGATGGCCCATCAAGTACTTTCTCTCTATTATTATCTCAAATAAAGCAATTGTTTTTGTTCCCATTTTTTATAAAAAAAAATGATGTAGATATTGTTCACCAGAATTTACCGTTTAACCCTAAAGGCTTATTGAGAGAATATATTATAAATCTTTGGTGTAAGCTTTTAGATATTCCAGTTTTACTTCATATTCATGGTGGTGTTTTTCTTATGGATGGAACTACAAATAGGATGTATCAGTATATTGCTTCAAGTATATTTAAGAATAGTAAATCAATCATAGTCCTAAGTGAACTAGAAAAAGAAGCATTATCAAAAAATTTCAATTTTCATAATTCTTATGCTCTACCTAACAGTATAAATATCAGTATGTTTTCATTCTCTAAAAATGAGTTTAGTAATATGCCTACTTTTCTATTTTTAGGTCGAATTCATGAAAGTAAAGGGATTGATGATATTTTTAATGCTCTTACTTTATTAATTTCAAAAAATATGACTTTTAGGTTTATATTATGTGGTAATGGTCCTTTGAAAGATGAATATATAAAAAAGTTTAAAGATTTAATGAAAGATAATTTTGAGTATTTAGGTGTAGTAGATGGTAAGCTTAAAGTTGAAATAATGAAAAGGTCCAACTTTTTTTTATTACCTTCTCGCTACGGTGAGGGTTTACCTATGGCTTTATTGGAAACTATGTCTGTTGGTTTAATTCCAATTGTTACAGACGATGCATCAATGAAAACTCTTGTTAAAGATAAATATAATGGTTTTAAAGTTAACAAGTCAGATTATGAAGATCTAGCACGAGTTATTGGGGAGGCTATAAATCATAGAGAGTTACTTGATAATATTTCATCGAATGCTTCATTAACAATTTATACTTCTTATAACATAATTGATTATATAGAACGATTAAATGATTTTTATGGAAAAGCTGCTAGCTAA
- a CDS encoding right-handed parallel beta-helix repeat-containing protein produces the protein MEKLLANKLTHFLFLFFLFYLNVNNLLNAQDSIYLSNTGNDLNSGSIRYPLKTLSKAIIVSRKNNVKHIYIRGGKYYGVSVILTSKDSGLYISNYKGEKVVLSGSVLSDSLYKSGKFIVQKLQGTRNRSWDFRMLLVNGSPRMLAHISDTLSFKNIWNIKAKPATEGFWEKKPSVEALSNLLYSGFDLNDIDINNAEVMIPHRWDETYSAFVNLDTVKKVAVLAYPALQPLGSYGADSLSRGKYLIWNVKQGMLGPGNWYLDRLNEKLYYWPYPNEKLDNLILEIPRYRAIFNFQAGCSNIIIQGLDIKGCTNVLQNELFAGYGIDATVMGDSINNIVIKNCSINNSGGSGINLKGSNIHIVNSNFFDLHGGGIYLKGNYNTVDHCKIENVGNFFRSSVAIAASGKKNRFINNYISNVPYSGICGIGDSSLIDNNIIYNAMQVLSDGAFIYEGLHSMVKIQNNLLVDTDSSKVKKFRLGIYFDEKSLSCYVNNNITFNIGVPVHCHLARNIHYFQNNFLSDNEQRLSFRNSEEIFFNKNLFIIKGKLRPYIYPENSFSMIINNFIDNTIFYSSKDLVDNFLIKLSNNNSISQQDATILDSKIRKIVYINKN, from the coding sequence ATGGAAAAGCTGCTAGCTAATAAACTTACGCACTTTTTGTTTTTGTTTTTTTTATTTTATTTGAATGTTAACAATCTGCTTAACGCTCAAGATAGTATTTATTTATCTAATACTGGCAATGATCTTAATTCAGGCAGCATCAGATACCCCCTAAAAACTCTTAGTAAAGCTATTATAGTTTCAAGAAAAAATAATGTTAAGCACATATATATTAGAGGAGGTAAATATTACGGAGTTAGTGTTATTCTTACAAGTAAAGACAGTGGACTATATATAAGTAATTATAAAGGTGAAAAAGTTGTGCTTTCTGGTTCAGTTTTATCCGATTCTTTATATAAGTCTGGCAAATTTATTGTTCAAAAATTACAAGGTACTAGAAATAGGAGCTGGGATTTTAGAATGCTTTTAGTGAATGGATCTCCAAGGATGTTAGCTCATATTTCCGATACATTGTCATTTAAAAATATTTGGAATATAAAAGCAAAACCTGCTACAGAAGGATTTTGGGAGAAAAAACCTTCCGTAGAGGCTTTGTCAAATTTGTTATATTCGGGATTCGATCTAAATGATATTGATATTAACAACGCAGAAGTTATGATCCCCCATAGGTGGGACGAGACTTACAGTGCATTTGTAAATTTAGACACTGTTAAAAAGGTAGCTGTTCTTGCTTATCCTGCTCTTCAACCTTTAGGATCATATGGGGCTGACAGTTTAAGTAGAGGTAAGTACTTAATTTGGAATGTTAAACAAGGTATGCTAGGCCCTGGGAACTGGTATCTCGATCGACTTAATGAAAAATTGTATTATTGGCCTTACCCTAATGAAAAGTTAGACAATTTAATTTTGGAGATACCGCGTTACAGAGCCATTTTTAATTTTCAAGCAGGTTGTAGTAATATAATTATTCAAGGCCTTGATATTAAAGGTTGTACAAATGTTTTACAGAATGAGCTATTTGCAGGTTATGGGATTGACGCAACTGTAATGGGTGACAGTATTAATAATATTGTAATTAAAAACTGTTCCATTAATAACTCTGGCGGTAGCGGTATTAATCTTAAAGGGTCCAACATCCATATTGTTAATTCGAATTTTTTTGATTTGCATGGGGGTGGAATATACCTTAAAGGTAATTATAATACTGTTGACCATTGTAAAATAGAAAATGTAGGTAACTTCTTCAGAAGTTCTGTTGCTATAGCTGCTAGTGGTAAAAAAAATCGTTTCATCAATAACTATATATCTAATGTGCCATATTCAGGGATCTGTGGTATTGGTGACTCAAGTCTTATAGATAATAATATAATATATAATGCTATGCAAGTTCTCAGTGATGGTGCGTTTATTTATGAAGGACTACATTCCATGGTCAAAATTCAAAACAATTTATTAGTAGATACAGATTCTTCAAAAGTAAAAAAATTTAGATTAGGTATATATTTTGATGAAAAATCACTATCTTGTTACGTAAATAATAATATTACTTTTAACATTGGGGTTCCTGTTCATTGTCATTTGGCTAGAAATATTCATTATTTTCAAAATAATTTCTTATCCGATAATGAACAGAGGCTTAGTTTTAGAAATTCAGAAGAGATTTTTTTCAATAAAAATTTATTTATCATCAAAGGTAAACTTAGGCCCTATATTTATCCGGAGAATAGCTTCTCTATGATTATTAATAATTTTATAGATAATACTATTTTTTATTCTTCAAAAGATTTAGTTGATAATTTTTTAATTAAATTATCGAATAACAATTCTATCTCTCAACAAGATGCAACTATATTAGATAGTAAG